In Oryza brachyantha chromosome 2, ObraRS2, whole genome shotgun sequence, a single window of DNA contains:
- the LOC102721336 gene encoding probable protein S-acyltransferase 15, with protein sequence MAGRRGGAAAAAASPAVVGAVSVLALVYYSTVFVFLDHWLGLGTTAGAAHAAGFSLVVAACFFSFLCAAASDPGSVPASFAPDAEDPQRQGLKSRYCDKCCMFKPSRTHHCKVCKRCVLKMDHHCVWINNCVGYANYKSFIICVLNAAIGSLYSLVVFLFDLFQTEHKYDVPYVKVIHVLVGVLLFFLSLTIGSLLCWHIYLLCHNMTTIEYREATRAKWLAEKSGQKYRHRFDLGTRKNIQMIMGPNILCWLCPTATGHLKDGTEFQITNN encoded by the exons atggcggggaggaggggcggcgcggcggcggccgcggcctcgccggccgtGGTGGGGGCGGTGTCCGTGCTGGCCCTGGTGTACTACTCCACGGTGTTCGTCTTCCTGGACCACTGGCTCGGCCTCGGCAccacggccggcgccgcccacgccgccggcttctccctcgtcgtcgccgcatgcttcttctccttcctctgcGCCGCGGCCTCGGACCCGGGCTCCGTGCCCGCCTCCTTCGCCCCCGACGCTGAGGACCCGCAGCGGCAG GGATTAAAATCGAGGTATTGTGATAAATGCTGCATGTTCAAACCTTCTCGAACCCACCATTGCAAGGTGTGCAAAAGGTGTGTTCTTAAAATG GACCATCACTGTGTCTGGATTAACAATTGCGTGGGCTATGCAAACTACAAATCCTTTATCATCTGTGTCCTAAATGCAGCCATTGGGTCTCTTTACTCATTA GTGGTATTTCTGTTTGATCTCTTTCAGACCGAACATAAATACGATGTCCCTTATGTCAAGGTCATACAT GTCTTGGTTGGTGtccttttgttctttttaagCTTGACAATAGGTTCTCTATTATGCTGGCATATCTATCTCTTATGTCATAACATGACAACTATAGAG TACCGAGAGGCAACTAGAGCGAAGTGGCTTGCTGAGAAGAGCGGGCAGAAATATCGGCACCGTTTTGATCTTGGCACGAGGAAGAATATTCAAATG ATTATGGGCCCAAACATTCTTTGCTGGCTTTGCCCTACTGCAACAGGACATCTCAAGGATGGCACTGAGTTTCAGATCACAAACAACTGA